Genomic segment of Saprospira sp. CCB-QB6:
AGCTAAAAAATATATCGCTTAATGGGCGTTAATCAAAGGTTAAGCAGAACTTTAGAGAGTTGTAAAATTGTGACAATGAGTTTTTTTTGGGGCTGCCCCGCCCTTCGGGCGGGTCGCTACGCTTCGGGGCTCGCAGTTCTGCTCGGCCCTTCAGGCTTCACTTCGTTTCGCCTTCGGTCTGGCCTGCGGCCACCCGTCGGGCAGCTCAGCCGCGGCGCTTTGCGCCTTTGCGGCGGCTTCGCCGCCTGTCCTCTCCAAAATGCCTTATAGCTTTTGCAATTGCTGGGCCGCTGCGGCTAAGGTCTCATCGGTTTTGGCAAAACAAAAACGGACCACCTTATTATCGGGCTGCTCTTGGCTATAAAATGGAGAAAGCGGAATGACCGCCACACCCTTTTCTATAGTCAACCAACGGGCAAAATCGACATCGCTCAAATTAGAGATTTGGCTATAATCTCCCAACTGAAAATAACTGCCTCCAGAGGGCACAAATTGAAAGGGCGTATCTTTCATGAGGTCCAAAAAGAGATCGCGCTTAGCCTGAAAGAAGGCGGGGAGCTCCAAATAAGTGCTGGGATCTTCTAAGTATTCGGCTATGGCGTATTGCACAGCTGTATTGGCCGAAAAGACATTGAATTGATGGACCATTCTAAATTCTCGCATGAGCGGAGCAGCCCCCACCACATAACCCAATTTCCAGCCCGTGGTATGCAAGGTTTTGCCAAAAGAATAAGTGGCCAAGGTCCGATCTCGCAAAGCAGGATAGGAGAGGGCCGATAAATGCTTTTGCCCATCAAAAACAATATGCTCATAGACCTCATCACTCAATAGAATGATATTGGTTGGCGCCAAAAGATCGCTTAAGGCCTGCATATCTTCTGCGCTGAAGCAACGTCCAATGGGGTTGTGTGGACTGTTAATGATTAACATCCGCGTTTTGTCCGTAATCAGTTGGCCCAATTGTACCCAATCTATGGCCCAATTGGGTGCTTTTAAGGCATAGGGTACCGCCTTAGCCCCCGCCAACTCAATGGCAGGCACATAACAATCATAGGCGGGCTCAATAATGATAACCTCATCGCCTAGACCAACAAAGGCCATAATAGAGGAAAAGATGGCT
This window contains:
- a CDS encoding methionine aminotransferase, coding for MIQFQSKFPAAETTIFSVMSALAQKHQAINLSQGFPNYPTDRRLIDLVHKYMLADKNQYAPMAGVPELNQRLSQKMESLYGASYDPATEITITAGATEAIFSSIMAFVGLGDEVIIIEPAYDCYVPAIELAGAKAVPYALKAPNWAIDWVQLGQLITDKTRMLIINSPHNPIGRCFSAEDMQALSDLLAPTNIILLSDEVYEHIVFDGQKHLSALSYPALRDRTLATYSFGKTLHTTGWKLGYVVGAAPLMREFRMVHQFNVFSANTAVQYAIAEYLEDPSTYLELPAFFQAKRDLFLDLMKDTPFQFVPSGGSYFQLGDYSQISNLSDVDFARWLTIEKGVAVIPLSPFYSQEQPDNKVVRFCFAKTDETLAAAAQQLQKL